The Halobacterium litoreum genome includes a region encoding these proteins:
- a CDS encoding DUF7473 family protein, translating into MAVEPAAGTLPQFVGTFLAGWVVFAFTAHAAATYILGDVPWQRAALVGLAPAVVTVALIRYSPLVIVAVSLAADFAAVHAVYRVKYRTTALVVVMHYVVTLAVVLLIANLVALLGTAPG; encoded by the coding sequence GTGGCAGTCGAACCCGCCGCGGGAACCCTCCCCCAGTTCGTCGGGACGTTCCTCGCCGGCTGGGTGGTGTTCGCGTTCACCGCGCACGCCGCCGCGACGTACATCCTCGGGGACGTACCGTGGCAGCGCGCCGCGCTGGTCGGCCTCGCGCCCGCCGTCGTCACCGTGGCGCTCATCCGGTACAGCCCCCTGGTCATCGTCGCGGTCAGCCTCGCCGCGGACTTCGCGGCCGTCCACGCGGTCTACCGCGTGAAGTACCGCACCACCGCGCTCGTCGTCGTGATGCACTACGTCGTCACGCTCGCCGTGGTGTTGCTGATTGCGAACCTGGTTGCGCTCCTCGGCACCGCGCCGGGGTGA
- a CDS encoding TATA-box-binding protein, producing MTDPKETINIENVVASTGIGQELDLQSVAMDLEGADYDPEQFPGLVYRTQDPKSAALIFRSGKIVCTGAKSTDDVHESLRIVFDKLRELSIQVEDEPEIVVQNIVTSADLGRQLNLNAIAIGLGLENIEYEPEQFPGLVYRLDEPEVVALLFGSGKLVITGGKKPEDAEHAVDKIVSRLEELGLLE from the coding sequence ATGACCGACCCCAAGGAAACCATCAACATTGAAAACGTGGTCGCCTCGACGGGAATCGGGCAGGAGCTCGACCTCCAGAGCGTCGCCATGGACCTCGAAGGCGCCGACTACGACCCCGAGCAGTTCCCGGGGCTCGTCTACCGCACGCAGGACCCCAAGAGCGCCGCGCTCATCTTCCGGTCCGGTAAGATCGTCTGTACCGGCGCGAAGTCCACCGACGACGTCCACGAGAGCCTCCGCATCGTCTTCGACAAACTCCGCGAGCTCTCCATTCAGGTCGAGGACGAACCCGAAATCGTCGTCCAGAACATCGTCACGAGCGCCGACCTCGGACGCCAACTCAACCTCAACGCCATCGCCATCGGCCTCGGGTTGGAGAACATCGAGTACGAGCCCGAGCAGTTCCCCGGCCTCGTCTACCGCCTCGACGAGCCCGAGGTCGTCGCGCTCCTGTTCGGCTCCGGCAAACTCGTCATCACCGGCGGGAAGAAGCCCGAAGACGCCGAACACGCCGTCGACAAGATCGTCTCCCGGCTCGAAGAACTCGGTCTGCTCGAGTAG